The sequence GGGTCTCGTGCTCGCCGGCCACGAGCTCGATCTCGCGACCACGGGTGCGGTGGCCCTGCTTGCGCAGCTGCACCGAGTGGGGGCCAGGCTCGGCCTCGACCTCCATCGGCGTCACGCCGACGCGACGGCCGTCGAGGTAGACCTCTGCGCCGCTCGGCTTGCTCATCACGATGAGGCTCGCGCGCTCGACCGCGGCCGGGCGACGCAGCATCGCGGTGACACGCTCGCTGGCGTGCTGCGCCGCCTCCTTGGGCGTGCACACCTCGCAGCGGACCTCCTCCTGTGCCCGCGTGTTCCCCTCGGCATCGCGCACGACGATCTCGACCGCGTAGTCGCGCTCGCGCTCGTGCAGCGTCACGCGCACCCGCGGCACGTCGGCGGCGGCCTCCTCGCAGGGCGAGCCCGTGCACGCCTGCAGCGCGTGCTCCTTTGCGAGCGCGGCGTGCAGCGCCTCCTCGAACTGGGTCACCAGCCGCGCGCTGGCGTCTGCGTCGGCGCCGACCGGCTCGATCGCGAGCGCATCCCCGGGCGCAGCAGCGGGGTCGGTCGGACCCGCGGCCTGCACCAGCGTCAGCACCCAGGCGAGCAGCGCCATCGTCTTCGATCGTAGGCCGCGATCGCGCGTGCCGCCAGCGAAACCTTCGTGAAAGCCGCTGTAGGGGCGGACTGCGTGGGCTTGGAGCCACCTTCGTGCGTCGCGGTGCCGACGGCTCCCACCCGCTTCGTGGATCGGCGCCACCGCGGATGCGTCGGCGTCGTCGCGATCGGTGCCGCAGTGCTCGACGCGTGTAAGCCATGTCGGCGAGTGTGCTCGACACACCGCGACCGTGGAAAGCGAGTGCGCGGGCGATGATCGTTCGGCGCGGATCTGCCATCATCGAGCGACGGTGGACGATGCGGATGCGGTGCAGCGGAGCGCGGCTACGGGTGCAGCGATCGCGGGCGCCTGGGCGCACCCATTTGGCGACGTGTTCCCGAAGGTCGGCACGATCGAGACCGTGCTCGCGCCGTCGCTGCGGCCCGGTGCGAAGGAGCTCGAGCAGCTCGCGGCCCTGCAGCGACGACTCGCCGCGACCGTCGGCGAGGGGCTGTTGGCGCTGCGCGAGATCACGATCGATGCGCAGGGGCGCCTGGTGCTGCGCTGCGACGGCTTCGAGGGTGAGCCGCTGCACTGCCTGGTCGCGCGCGCGCGCCCGAGCGCCGCGCGCATGCTCGCAATCCTGCACGGCATCGCGCGCGCGTTGACGGCCGCGCACGCCGGCGGCGTGCTGCATCGAGCGCTCTCGCCGGCGGCGGTGCTGGTCGGGCGCGACGACGAGGTGCGCGTGCTCGACTTCGGGCTCGGCATGTTGCTGCGGCAGGACTCGCCCGCGGCCGAGCTGCGGCTCGATCCGATCACACCGGAGCGTGTGCTCGGCCTGCCGCCCTCGGCCTCCGACGACATCTACGCCTTCGGATGCCTGGGCTACCTGCTCGCGACCGGCGAACCGCCGCTGGTCGACGACGACGCGGTGCGCCTGCGACGACGCCACGCGATCGAGGATCCGCCGCGGCTGTCGCGGCGTCCGGATCTCGCGATCGATCGCGCCTTCGCGAAGCTGCTCGATCGATGTCTCGCAAAGGACCCCGAGGATCGTCCCGCCTCGATGGCGGCCGTGCTCGAGGCGCTGCCGCCGTTGCCCGCCGCGGGCAAGCCCGCCGACGCACCGGCGAAGCCCGCGACGATCGCAGCGGTCGTACCGCCCGCGCCAACGCGCATCGTACCGCCCAAGCCCGCGACCACGCCGGCTCCGCCCAAGCTCGCGACCACGCCGGCTCCGCCCAAGCTCGCGACCACGCCGGCTCCGCCCAAGCTCGCGACCACGATCTCGCCGCCCGCGACCGCGACCACGCCGGCTCCGCCCAAGCTCGCGACCGCGATCGCGCCGCCCGCGACCGCGACCACGCCGGCTCCGCCCAAGCTCGCGACCACGCCGGCTCCGCCCAAGCTCGCGACCACGATCGCGCCGCCCAAGCCCGCGACCGCGATCGCGCCGCCGGAGCCCGCACCACCCGAGCCTGCACCACCCGAGCCTGCACCGCCGCCGGTGGCCACCACGGCGGCGCGCGAGGCCGGCGACGAGGTGCTCGGCGCACCGCCCGATCCGGGGCTGGCCGCGGCGCCCACACGCGCGGCACCGGCCACCGATCGCGTCATCGCAGCGCCCCCCGGCGCCCTCGCGCCGCGATCGCCATGGTGGCAGCGCACCGACGTGCGCATCGGCGCCGCGGCGCTGCTGCTGTTGGGTGTGCTCGCGACCTCGTGGTCGGTCGCGCGCACCCCTGACGGCGCGACCCACGGTGAGTCGTCCGCGCTCGCGGCCGTGTCCGACGCACGCACCGCCACGGCCGCCGGCACGGCATCGGTGTCACCGACGTCGCGACCCCAGCCGCCGGTCGTATCCACGCCCCGCGACGACGCGGAGGTCGGCGCGAGTCCAATCGCTGCGCGCGAGCCGAGCGCGACCGACGATGGCGATCACGTCGCGACCGACGATGGCGATCACGTCGCGACCGACGGCGCCGCACCGATCGTTCCGCTCGACGACGCGATCGACGATGCGGTCGCGCTCGCCGATGCCGACGAGCCCGTCGACGCGACGGTCGAGCCCGGCACCCCGAAGCGGATCGCCGAGTTGCTCGCCGGCGCGGCCTCGGCGCGACGCGCAGGCCGCCGCGCCGAGGCGGCGCACGCGTTCAAGGAGGTCGCCGAGCTCGACCCCGACAACCTGCAGGCCCTCGAAGCGCTGACGCGCCTCGCCTTCGATCGCGCCGACTTCACCCAGGCGGTGCGATGGGGCAAGCGCGCAGTGGCGGCCGCACCTGGCAGCGCGCGCAATCGCATCGCGCTCGGTGACGCGTACTTCAAGCTGGGTCGACGCGCCGACGCCAAGGCGCAGTACGAGAAGGCCGAGCGACTCGGCCACGCGCTCGCGAAGCGGCGTCTCGCGATGCTCGACGGCTGACGGCCGCGCCCCGCGCCGACCGACCACCTGCCGGCGGCCGAGGTCCCGGCGCGGCCTCGCGCGCTGCCGTGGCGGGCATGGTCGGATTGGGGGTTGGCCACGGCCCGGTACCCGACGATATGCTTCGCCGCGACGCGACGTTGTCCCCGTCGCACGCCGCTCGATGACTGCCCGCACCCTCGACGCCGTCCCCTGGCTCGCCGACCTCGCCGAAGGCGCGCTCGAGCGCGCCGCCGCCGAGTCGAGCCCCGCCAGCGTGCCGTGGGATCGGCTCATCGAGCAGCACGGCCGTCGCGTGGTGGTCGCGCTGCTCGCCCGCGGGCTCCCGCTCGAGCGCGCCAAGGACCTCGCCGACGACGCGTGGGTTCGGATCATCCAGCAGCACCGCGCCGGCCGCCTGCCCGAGCTCAAGATCCCCGGCATCGTGATCATGCAGGCGCTCTTCCTCGCCCGCGACGCCCAGCGCATCGCGATGCGCCGCGCCAACGTCGAGACCCGCATCGCCGGCGACTGGGGCATGCATGGCGAGCCGCCCGACGTCGAGCACCAGCTGCTCGCGCGGGCGCAGCTACGCAAGGTCGCGAAGGTGGTCGAGGCTGCGTCGCCGACGGCGCGCCGGGTGTT is a genomic window of Deltaproteobacteria bacterium containing:
- a CDS encoding PEGA domain-containing protein — protein: MALLAWVLTLVQAAGPTDPAAAPGDALAIEPVGADADASARLVTQFEEALHAALAKEHALQACTGSPCEEAAADVPRVRVTLHERERDYAVEIVVRDAEGNTRAQEEVRCEVCTPKEAAQHASERVTAMLRRPAAVERASLIVMSKPSGAEVYLDGRRVGVTPMEVEAEPGPHSVQLRKQGHRTRGREIELVAGEHETLRLELGHDRRAAGMRIAGWSLLGVGAGAVIGGIAMLAVDENPVKRDCSGANVDRFGNCAFRWNTAAGGASLLVTGLAAVGSGVALVVIGTRRGRIELRGSPTRASLTVRF
- a CDS encoding protein kinase produces the protein MDDADAVQRSAATGAAIAGAWAHPFGDVFPKVGTIETVLAPSLRPGAKELEQLAALQRRLAATVGEGLLALREITIDAQGRLVLRCDGFEGEPLHCLVARARPSAARMLAILHGIARALTAAHAGGVLHRALSPAAVLVGRDDEVRVLDFGLGMLLRQDSPAAELRLDPITPERVLGLPPSASDDIYAFGCLGYLLATGEPPLVDDDAVRLRRRHAIEDPPRLSRRPDLAIDRAFAKLLDRCLAKDPEDRPASMAAVLEALPPLPAAGKPADAPAKPATIAAVVPPAPTRIVPPKPATTPAPPKLATTPAPPKLATTPAPPKLATTISPPATATTPAPPKLATAIAPPATATTPAPPKLATTPAPPKLATTIAPPKPATAIAPPEPAPPEPAPPEPAPPPVATTAAREAGDEVLGAPPDPGLAAAPTRAAPATDRVIAAPPGALAPRSPWWQRTDVRIGAAALLLLGVLATSWSVARTPDGATHGESSALAAVSDARTATAAGTASVSPTSRPQPPVVSTPRDDAEVGASPIAAREPSATDDGDHVATDDGDHVATDGAAPIVPLDDAIDDAVALADADEPVDATVEPGTPKRIAELLAGAASARRAGRRAEAAHAFKEVAELDPDNLQALEALTRLAFDRADFTQAVRWGKRAVAAAPGSARNRIALGDAYFKLGRRADAKAQYEKAERLGHALAKRRLAMLDG
- a CDS encoding sigma-70 family RNA polymerase sigma factor, with product MTARTLDAVPWLADLAEGALERAAAESSPASVPWDRLIEQHGRRVVVALLARGLPLERAKDLADDAWVRIIQQHRAGRLPELKIPGIVIMQALFLARDAQRIAMRRANVETRIAGDWGMHGEPPDVEHQLLARAQLRKVAKVVEAASPTARRVFELSYGDPQKSAGEVAEEIGISLQRVRQITCELRKRIRGVLGGPSDD